The sequence below is a genomic window from Cicer arietinum cultivar CDC Frontier isolate Library 1 chromosome 6, Cicar.CDCFrontier_v2.0, whole genome shotgun sequence.
AAGAAATAGTTAATAATCGATTAAGAAAATAACGAGAACCAAAAATAACCAACTTATAGATTAATcgctttttaaaatttatgattaatcGATTAGATTAAgcaaaaatgataaattataaacaattaattagtaATAAGATGATACACATTGAAGGATAGGTCAATAAGGTATAACTAAGTAAAGTTCAATAGTAAGGATTAATAATGTAGATATTGCTTCATCGATTGATGATTAACgttaattagtttattataattaaaataaaaaatatctgattagtaaataatttatttgttgtaattttaaattatttataaataaataacattttaaataaaataatattttaaaataaataattttatttattataatttaaaataattaaaatagataaacaaataaataaaattattaaatagatatattttaaattactatttttaaaatatgttaaacattaattaataaattatattttaattaaaaatattaaattaattaaaccattaattttattaaatatttaactaaCTTAACAGATATAAACCGTAAAGTATTGAATATAGTTAATTATTTCAAACGGAGTATAatgaaaaacatatataaaatacttgATGTCTAAATATAGGTTCATCGAATATGCCATAAAAGGACATGCTGCTGGTCACGGACCACATGTCACACACTCAAACTCTCCCTATTTACATATACTTCCGTGTTCAACTTccatacttttatttttttaatatattatcttttgaaaaaaaaataatttaaaatatttcactttggaaatattgattttttttttctcaactcAATTCTAAGATgcaattatgtattttttaataaataaaaatatattagattaatagataaaaaataaaaattaatttatattaatgaaatttaataaaatatattaaatgagaaaaaatggatcaacttttaattaattataataatatatttaattttttatttaatatatttaattttattggttTGAATTTCAGCAAAGTTTCTCATAATGATGTAAACTGATTACTACAAAATAATCGATGATCATATAAtggttgaaaaaataatatattcattcatatttatttgcattttttaattatatatcttttttatactttttatatttactttaatatattttttaaatatcaattttattagaCATCATTGAATTTCAATACTGTAATATTTGTATGATTAACGTTTATATCCGTCGTGTATCATATGTCTACTCAATCCCACAAGACCAAATCATAActtaaattgaataaatatcTTCATGATcgttaattaaaatttcatttttttttttcatttgatgcattttattatattttattaatataaattagtttttattttattgtcgtattttatgtattaatttaatatattttgcatTTGTTAAAACAATAAGATGTAACTCttacagaagaaaaaaaaatcttttacatTATTGTCTTCCAACCTCTTAAAATTCTGAAACATatgatattttcatatattaaatttaaaattgagtaTTTCTACTtgtattaatttcaaattgaGTATTTTTAAAAGAGGATACATGGGACAACAAAATCCTCATATCTTAGCAATTAAGGAAttgtaggttttttttttatcaactaaGTTTAGgttcttttgataaaaaatagttCACAactgttaatattttataataaaatataattaaaaatagtatttataaatttaatatatttaaataaaaaattatattgtaaaaaataattaaagtcagttactttaactttttcaatattatttgtatatatatttaattttggagAGAATACTTGATAACATATAGTTTATAGTAGTTaataaacatcaaattaattaaaacatttggTAAAATTTGTGGTTTAATTAGTTTGAAAATCtacaataacataaaatatcattcttaattaaaaataaattttatatcaattgatatttaaaaattttaaaattgataatttaaattttatttttattaatttaaaatatattaatctaacacattttttgtttatttagttatttatttattttaaattataattaaaaaattgttttaaattaattattttaaatattaattattttatatactaaATAGATTTGTTTATTTAGTTATCTAatacattttttgtttatttagttctttattttgaattattgatTAGTATTCCAAAATTATTCGTTAACATTTtcagtaaaaataataatacatatttttgatattattatatactattcatttaaatttgttgGTCAATTGAATTGATGTTTTAATTCATTTGTAAATTATGTGTTTTGGTAAGACTTATTAAAATCATCACGAATCCATAATTTTTCGAAATTcaaactaatattaaatattaatttaaaaactgaaaaaatatttaataaaaattatttgctgagtattaaactaaaaatttgtcatagttttttttattaaactaagaataaatataatttatactacATCCATTactaaatgaattttattttcaaatagaaattattaaaatcacaaaaaataataaattttattttattttattttttaaaaaataataaattttattataattaatttctaTAACAATGTcaatatttgtcaaaaaaaaaattaatattatttcaattttcaattttaatagtAAAACAAGAGTATTCAgacagaaaagaaaaaatatttgtgtgaAGTGAATGTTGAAAGAAGTGAGATGAAGTTCTAACGCTTTCTAGAAAATGAGAAAACCCAACCGCTTTCCCTTCCACTTTCTCCCACACTTCTCCACCTCATCACATTTACGCGCTTTCGCATCATCATCACTCACTAATCACCTCCCCCACCTACTTATTGCTACTAAATTCAATTTAAcgtaaaatcaaattataattattatctcAATTACCCAAATTCAATTTTCCTTTCGACATTTGGCAGTTACACACGCAAACCTTAACCCCCTCACATTACTTTCCtccaacttttttctttttcatacaACTTTCCTCGAACTTTCATGTCATCATTTCATTTTATCATCAACTTTAAAATTATCACTTTAAATTAGGTGCAActcttaaattatataatattaaaaatatatttttaacattaaatgattttaaaaaaactgtatgatacaataatattttaatcaacataaaataaatatattaactatattattaatttttttacaccaTAGAGATTTATATTGAGGAACGAAGATAAATTGATAActcaatcaaataatttatttattttaaattataaaatatttcaacttttaacatattatttaattatttatactattttaatataacatttttaatatacatttatgatatttagataatatattaataatttgataaagttaatatttttgtgtAATTCCCCattactttttgtttttttgaaatccAATTCACCATATTCCCATCTTATATTAACACTTGTCACCCTTATTCTCCATTTGTCTCAAACATTTTATCTGCTTGCACCCACTGCTATTTTCTTCTCTCTTGCTCAACTCAacacaacattaattaatttactataCCCAAACTCAAATTCACTTTAAAGTTCACAACTTTGAGAACAAAAAAGAACAATATGGAGAACAACAACAATCAACAATCCTTTTGGCAATTCAGTGACCAACTTCGTGTTCACACATCAAATCTAGCAAACCTATCTCTAAACGATTCAATTTGGGGTAACAATTACTCATCCAAGAGACATGATCATCAAAGGAGAAATTTTGATATCAAAGTTGGTGGtgaaatcaacaacaacaataacgcTGTTGAGTCACTTGGAAAAACACCTGTTTCTGATTACAATGATGGATGGAAACAaatgaacaacaacaacaatgaaGGATCTCTTTTTTCTTTGCATCACAACATGCTTGCTGGTGTTGGTGTTAATGGAGGTTTCAACAAAGGAATTTATTCAAAACCTTCTTCTTATGCTGCTAATCTCAACACTAACAACTTCAATATCAATTTCAAGGTTGGTGTCAAGGGTGAAACTGAAATTTTTCATACACCCAAAAATTCTAAGAAGAACACTAACCTTAACAAAAAACAtggtgacaacaacaacaacaacaacaataataatgatgccaacaagaataaggatGCTAAAGTGGGTTCTGATAAGAGATTCAAAACACTGCCACCATCTGAGTCTCTCCCTAGGAATGAAACAATTGGTGGATATATCTTTGTTTGCAACAATGATACTATGGCAGAGAATCTCAAAAGGGAACTCTTTGGTAtgttccttttctttcttttttccccCTCAAATATGcaaattttcttattatatctgatgtactttaaaaaaattgtacctTTATTTTGATTTCCATGTTTGGTTGATTTTACTGTACTGGTTATTTTGCTggtttttttagttatatacTCAATCGGTAATGAAATATAAGGTATCTGAAAAGTTGATATCTCATCTAAATTTTAGTCTAGATAGATCAATGTTTCAGATACTCTtattgcttatatttcattttagagAGAGCTTGTAATTACAAAGCCTGAAATTTTGGACTAGTTGTTGTTTCAGTCTTGTGTAGCATAGTATATTTTGTTGCAGATTATAGATTGGTGTGTTTGGTTACTTAGCCATATAAGGGataataatatgtttttaaatgttaattgaaTCCTTTGAGGTGTTTAATTTTAACAATCACAATAGCCTTCAGTatcaattatggttttttattttgtatatgtcTGTGTTTATTACAGGATTACCTCCAAGATACAGAGATTCAGTTAGGGCCATTACTCCAGGGTTGCCCCTTTTTCTTTACAATTATACCACTCACCAACTCCATGGAGTCTTTGAGGTATGTTACTTGGTTTATACTATATTATATCTCACCTATTCAAttcatgatttatttatatactgATATGAACACTTGTGACATGCTCATAAATTTCGATCAATTTTTTTCCATAAGCAGATTCATGTTATGAGTGCATTGTGGGGGTTTATTTTTGAAGTGTCTTAACATGTTGTGGTGGATTGTTTTGTTTAGGCTGCAAGTTTTGGAGGAACAAATATTGATCCAACAGCTTGGGAGGACAAGAAGTGCCCTGGTGAATCTCGCTTCCCCGCTCAGGTAACATGATCCAATCCAAGCATATGTTATCGTGTCTCTTTAATTTGCTACTAGTTTTTTTATGAGTAAGAATAAAGATTTACAACACACACACTGCTTGCTTAGATTCCGGTTGTGGAAGCTAATAATGTTTTCATAAACATTTATGAATACAGGTTAGAGTGATTACTAGGAAAACTTGTGAGCCACTAGAAGAGGATTCTTTCAGGCCAATTCTTCACCACTATGATGGCCCCAAGTTCCGTCTTGAGCTGAATGTGCCTGAGGTATTTCATCTTTAACTTGCTCACTATTGATTCCTTTTGAATGTTGTTCagttttttcttttggttttaATGAGCCTAATGGCAAAACTCACACACTGAATGTGGAGAAGAGGGGTACTGCATATTCAAACCTGCACCTTGACACATCAAATGTACCATCTCAGCTGTGATTATGAGACAGTTTTTTGTTCATGTCAAAACTAAATTATGCTTTCTTTATTGGTTTGTAGGCGTTGTCTCTGCTGGATATTTTTGCAGAAGAAAAAGATACTTTCAAGGACTCTTTGAAGGCTATACAAGCATAAAAGGGATACAAATTACAGAGAATAAAGGAAAACAGCAATCAAAAGTCAGAAAGACAACAGATAATTAGAGATTTGGGTTTGTTTATATAGCTATATGGACTTAAAAATAGAGTCCTaagaatatataaaacaaagtgaaatatatatacaaagtGGAGGATGCTTGGATATTCAGCCTATGTATTGTGTTCTTATGTTTTTGTATAGAGGCGGTTGTCCAATTTTTCTTGTGTTTGGTATAAActatcatatcatataatattaaAGAGAATACAATAAGGATTAATTATTAATGAACTATTTTTGCTTGTTGGTTTCTGTACAATGCTACAAATTGACAATGAATGGTTTATAAGTTGATATGCTTTCAACCAATGCTTTAAAAATTGAATCTGCGATAACtcattcaaaattatatttatcaacaATTAGACCGATAAAATTACATTGGTAGAAATTGGAACCAAAGcttattttaagaaaatgaagaaaaatagaCTTATATGATGAAATAAATAGCTGTGGCATGTAACATGCTTCAATTTTGAACCATGTTGCTATGGTTTGGTAATCTGAATTGCTAACCAAAAGCCAATACGAATATAAAAAGCATATTCTTAGTTGTCTGTTAGGTAAATTGATCATCCAAGTATATAAACTTAAAAGGTACGTTTGAtccataaataataaaatagctTATCCTTAGCTTTTATGGGGAGCTATGGATGTGTAATCGgattaaagttatttttaaattgattcttTCGGTTTAACAAATAGctataaattaatcaaataacatataatttatttttttactaccaTGTAAAGAGTCCTGAGATTTTAGTGGCAGCCACAAATTGacaaataatcataattttaaGTGTTGATAGAgatatttacattaataaagtatccacattaattaattacataagaTAATATCTGAACCTTTACCAATTGGATTGGAATTCGTTTGCTTGTCAATGACCATAAAAATAGACCGAGTTGAAACAAATAAGCATTATTTCCACTAATTGACTATAGTATGGTCAACTattcaatttcatttttgtgtttattcAAATTATGCGTCAATTTTGCGGTTGGTACGTCTAAGACAAGCTGGCTACAACTATTACTTTCGAGGAGTTGCCTTACGGTAGAAGTAAAGATATTTCTTTTGGTttttaatatctaaaatataaataaacaacataaaaaatatgcCAAGTCCATTCGAAGgtaattaaattatcaatttagTTTATAAACTATCACGCGATTTTCTATTCGctctcttatatattttttgtataaaataaaatatatgaaaaagatAATGTctcaattgttttaaaaatacgagagataaattgtttaattactaattaataattaaaaatattttcaatactACTTAATAACAGATAAAGTGATAGTTTAGAGTAAATTAATGGTTTATTCTTCTTAAGCGTGATTCAATGAatggttaatattttatattccaTAACATTActcatttataatatttttttaaatgccaATAGGAGGACATAAGAGAGtctcagttttttttttaattaaaagcctcatagtttttttttttaattaaaagcctcatagttttttttttaattaaaagcctcatagttttttattttaatcattacaCGCCCGAAGGTATTTACTGATACGAAATAAAGATCGCACATAAAACCAAAAACTAGAAATTAAGAATGTACCCaaagaaaataattgaaaaagaattatATACTCTATAGAAATCATGAATGCAGAACTAACACCATTGGGTCCATAGCTCAGTGGTAGAGCATTTGACTGCAGATCAAGAGGTCACCGGTTCGAACCCGGTTGGGcccttttttaaatttaatccatcccttttttaaatttaatccaTCTTTCACCCACTATTTTTATTagtgaaaattataatttatttcaaacttAGAAAATgatcattaattttaaaatgatactGAAAAGAAAGGcttccaaattttcaaaatagattATAAGGCCAATTCTCTAAGCCCATGTCATGTTGAGTATTACAATACTTAATTAAAGGAGGTAttgaattgatattttaaaatgtaataacttttcagaattttttaaaaaaatatatactttttaagtTAGATTTTAATGAGTTCGtaccattaatttttttaataaatcaaagTACTTTATAGATTTAGTGTATGTTTGCATACCAATTGTATATGTGCGAATCCATTGAAAAGCTTTGTAGATTCTAAATTCTACATTAAGTGTTATGCATTGGGACACAAATATGCATTTTAAACGTTTATCCAAATACATGCTTACAAGTTGAAAGAAGCCTGTGAATTTTTACAAAACTTACAAGTGTTactgaaaaaagaaaaaataaattataaggtTTTGATAATTTCTTTATAAATCTTAGTGTTTGAGAGGAGGAAGTATAACTCATTGATATTGAGACAAAGAAGTATATAACTTATGCTACATTTTGTTTTCTAAATGATTCATTAATATCATACAATCCATTAATTTTAGCACCCACCGAAAGATGCTACAACTTATTGACATACTACATGATAGAAGTGTTTACATCCAGTTTTTATTAGTTATGagataaaaattcatttgatttGAAGATTAATTTACACACagtttgattttgtttgaatgACAACCAAAACAAAATCCATTTTGATCCAATCCACATTATTACAGTTTAAGCTAAATTGGATTTCGATTGATTTAAATTGCAACtttataaaacattattttaatattaatattataaaattactttactacaaattaacattacaaaacaactttgatcaattatattttaaatatatgaaataaaaataaaaatatatgaaattaaacaaataagtgttattcaaaaataattaaaattaataaataataatttaatacaatatcatatattaataaaaataaataaatattagcaaatatatatatgcaatttaattcaaatttgatttttaaaactgAATTCTTAATCTAATTCGAGtcgttttcaaaaaaataaaagattcaaacattttagtaatatttaattttataccattttttatttatttagatcgGTTTGTAGTTTTCATTTGAATTAGTTTGGATTTGAACCATCTGCTCTACGGTCCAAATATAGATATTTATCTCGTTGCCCTTTCGTTTGTTGTTTCGTTGCCGTATATTTCTCATTTGATGGCTAAtagtatataataaattatttattttactgtaccaaaaaaattatttttacaagaaAAGTTCTTACCCTGAATAATAGTGTTATATAGAAAAagcattaaaaaataataattgttagtCTGTTTAAGATTTTctgaaaaatagtttttataatatttaaaaaaataaaaataaaattcaaataaaagtttagtttaaataatttattttaaaatattattttaagtattctatttatttattacaattttctttaaataattttttttaaaacggttaaaataaaaaattatttgaaatttttttttaataaaaattatttttgaaagatatttttttaataaataaagtcatttttattatacttaatattaaatatcaaaattacttttttaattgataataattaagtataaaacaattttgattatttttaaaaaaattacacaaaaatcattttaaacaaaCAAAGTGAGTGTATACGTTAGCATTTTCAACATATAACCCAACCATCTTGTATCCTCGATGACGACGTAATTGCAATAATTATAAAGAATTTATCATAATTCTACAAACATAGACAATTTCGGAAGTTCGTTATTTCTAATCCATAGAATGAGTTTAAGCTTAAGAATGATTTAATCTGATTAGATAATAAAAGTTGAGAGTAGGATTTTATTGATGAAGAAAAGAGTAGTAACATGAATACAGCAAATTGAAAGTCAAAGACAAGCAGGGCAATGGACTAAGCCATTCTCATTACACTTGAGGCACCTCTGCACTTGATGAGTATTATTAAGCACCATTTTGCAGCTACCACCACAATCCAAACAAGGAACAAATCTAACACCACCACACCCACCACACCCTTGTCTCCCAACCCCTCTCTCCACACGTGTCGCATTCAATATCCTCCCTAGTCTACCCGTTTCATTCAACTCAACCAACTCCTTCAACCCACCCAAATACCTCCCCTTCACAAATACCCTCGGTAACACTACCCCATTCCCTAATTCTATTTCCTCTTCCGTTAATAACAACTCTTTAACCTCTTTTAAAAACTCTCCGTGAAGTGCCACGTCACGCTCGTCGAATATTACTCTCTGGTTTTCCAATAAATCTCTCGCTCTGTTGCAATCATCGAACGTTTTTCTAACTCCTCCTAACGACGTTGTGTATATCACTACGGCGTCGTTTCCGCCAGGTGGACATTTTTCTGGGTAGTTACTTAGTGGGTCCCTCCTTAGCCTCTCCAAATTCGATTCTCTCTCTTCTTTTTGCTTTTCCAATCTGTCTTTCACTATGAATATGTTGTCCTTCAATTTCGAAGACAACGAAGGTTTCATTGTTTTCATCAATCGATTCTCTTCTTCTTTAACGCCATTAACAACAACTTCGTTCGTCGATTCTGGTGATTGCCCTTTGATTGGGGTTAATTTTGAATCTAACTCTTCGAGTGTGTGGAACGAAGCAACCTTGCGAGGaggttgaggttgaggttgttgttgtggtgaCTGTAGTGGCGGTGGTGATTGTGTTGGTGGTGGTTGAACTGTTGGTTTGAGGTGTTGGAGTGTTTTGCTAACTTCATCCCAAGATTGGGGAGATTTTTCAGTGGCATCGAGAATTTGAAGAATAGGAGGAGGGAGTGAAGGTTTATCTTGAGatatgttgttgttattgttgttgttgttgttgttgagatgTTTTAGCCACGGCTCTTCGATGGCGTTGATATCGAAAACAGCGAAACTCGTCGGTGGTGGTTGGTAAACGAGGGGTGCGGTTGCGTCGATACGTTTAGAGGAACCACAGCCCATTTcctctttgtttgtttttgtgtttGTCTTATCGTCAAATGGCAATGCTTGCTTGGAGTGAGTGACTCTTACTCAAATGCTCACACACATATAATCCGTTTAGTACACTTATCTTATTATAGGCCTAACTATAGAGATAAATATGGGTATCAAATTCTCTACTCACTGTAAAAGAAACTATTATTTGGTCAAaacaaattatcatttttttaataacaatttatcgcttaaaatataattcattttaaacttttcaaatattttcaatatttataacACCTTAAATGGACACTAGTTTTTCACTCTAAATTTGTtctatcaaaatataatatttgcccaacaaaaaattaaacaaaaatagcATACACTTCTTTCATCTATCTAAATTAAGCAAAGTTAACTATATTAAGATTATTATTGAATTACCTTATGTATAAATGTTGACTTTTTATATtgacatttcattttttaagttaaaatgatatagtattaataaattatatattttaaataagagGGATGTTGTATGTTACGAATCTCACTTGCACGAATATGCACACGTCTGTATGCTGTAGTTTATGGTTGTTATTggattaaattaattgaattgttTCGCATTTTAATCTGTTTGGCTTCACGCCTCTAAGAGCCTGAGACCCTCATATCATCTGCCTCAATACTCACtacttcaaaaattaattttcttttaagaaCTCAGCCATTTAATATTGCAAAAAGACTAAACTATTGTAGATCCTTAAATGGTGTTGTTACTACATGaaaattttgttcaatttaCAATATTATCAAAGGGAAGATATGGAATTAACGATTCTGAAGAGAAGGTTTTCTAGATGGTTCTAGTTCTATGGCCATTACTTTATTTACAATCTTGTTATttgtttcataaaaataaataataaatg
It includes:
- the LOC101490184 gene encoding DCD domain-containing protein NRP-B, whose amino-acid sequence is MENNNNQQSFWQFSDQLRVHTSNLANLSLNDSIWGNNYSSKRHDHQRRNFDIKVGGEINNNNNAVESLGKTPVSDYNDGWKQMNNNNNEGSLFSLHHNMLAGVGVNGGFNKGIYSKPSSYAANLNTNNFNINFKVGVKGETEIFHTPKNSKKNTNLNKKHGDNNNNNNNNNDANKNKDAKVGSDKRFKTLPPSESLPRNETIGGYIFVCNNDTMAENLKRELFGLPPRYRDSVRAITPGLPLFLYNYTTHQLHGVFEAASFGGTNIDPTAWEDKKCPGESRFPAQVRVITRKTCEPLEEDSFRPILHHYDGPKFRLELNVPEALSLLDIFAEEKDTFKDSLKAIQA
- the LOC101490829 gene encoding uncharacterized protein produces the protein MGCGSSKRIDATAPLVYQPPPTSFAVFDINAIEEPWLKHLNNNNNNNNNNISQDKPSLPPPILQILDATEKSPQSWDEVSKTLQHLKPTVQPPPTQSPPPLQSPQQQPQPQPPRKVASFHTLEELDSKLTPIKGQSPESTNEVVVNGVKEEENRLMKTMKPSLSSKLKDNIFIVKDRLEKQKEERESNLERLRRDPLSNYPEKCPPGGNDAVVIYTTSLGGVRKTFDDCNRARDLLENQRVIFDERDVALHGEFLKEVKELLLTEEEIELGNGVVLPRVFVKGRYLGGLKELVELNETGRLGRILNATRVERGVGRQGCGGCGGVRFVPCLDCGGSCKMVLNNTHQVQRCLKCNENGLVHCPACL